From the Cryptomeria japonica chromosome 2, Sugi_1.0, whole genome shotgun sequence genome, one window contains:
- the LOC131047419 gene encoding G-type lectin S-receptor-like serine/threonine-protein kinase LECRK3, with translation MAASLTPLHLLCFTYLLALKVVMASLCEKFGECGLNGICKLNGDSSICSCPPGFHYVDAKNTSKGCSQDAQQLNKCGATAEMRSIGHFDWSGNDYENINPIDEAACKQACLNDCFCTVATYDVSQSGGKCLKKALPLRDGRANSNISAFVKVYQEFVSLKPGKERKGMLLPAVTISLAVFCFAVAAITFVIWFCVWRPKLRFLQEAHKINSEGLKAFTYCEIERATQGFKEELGRGAFGRVYKGLLPDGRAVAVKKLDKQVRQGEEAHVCEKEFRTEMITIGSSHHKNLVQLYGFCNQGSNRILVYECMPNGSLDRVLFHGTTHLDWEVRANIALGTARGILYLHDECRSQILHCDIKPQNILLDESYNAKLSDFGIAKLVGTEQTWTFTAARGTIGYMAPEWQRGMAVTVKVDVYSFGVMLLEIICCRKMAKVDVPENEKVLSDWAYHCLKDGRLVKLVEQQDTSGINPIQLERMVFVGLWCVQDDPSLRPFMKRVVQMLEGTVEIPVPPRPGFSS, from the coding sequence ATGGCTGCCTCTCTTACACCCCTCCATCTGCTATGCTTCACTTATCTGCTCGCACTGAAAGTGGTGATGGCAAGTCTATGTGAAAAATTCGGAGAGTGCGGTCTGAATGGAATCTGCAAACTGAACGGAGATTCATCCATTTGCAGTTGTCCTCCTGGATTTCACTACGTTGATGCCAAAAACACTTCCAAGGGATGCTCTCAAGACGCTCAGCAGCTGAACAAGTGCGGAGCAACCGCAGAAATGCGGTCAATTGGCCACTTTGATTGGTCGGGAAATGATTATGAAAACATAAACCCTATCGACGAAGCAGCGTGCAAGCAGGCATGCCTCAACGATTGCTTCTGCACAGTCGCTACCTACGATGTTTCTCAAAGCGGAGGGAAGTGTTTGAAGAAGGCCTTGCCGCTCAGAGATGGGCGTGCAAACAGCAACATAAGCGCCTTTGTCAAAGTATATCAAGAATTCGTCTCTCTAAAGCCCGGAAAGGAAAGAAAAGGGATGCTCCTTCCAGCCGTTACAATAAGCCTCGCGGTCTTCTGCTTCGCCGTTGCAGCGATTACCTTCGTAATTTGGTTCTGTGTGTGGCGTCCCAAGCTCAGATTTTTGCAAGAGGCGCATAAGATTAACTCGGAGGGGTTAAAGGCGTTTACTTACTGCGAAATAGAAAGAGCCACTCAAGGATTCAAAGAAGAGCTGGGAAGGGGGGCCTTTGGAAGGGTCTACAAAGGTCTGCTACCCGACGGAAGGGCAGTTGCTGTGAAGAAGCTTGATAAGCAGGTCAGGCAAGGCGAAGAGGCTCACGTTTGTGAAAAGGAGTTCAGAACAGAGATGATCACCATAGGTTCGAGTCACCACAAAAATCTTGTTCAACTTTATGGCTTCTGCAACCAGGGTTCCAACAGAATTCTGGTGTACGAGTGCATGCCCAATGGATCTCTCGATAGGGTGTTGTTTCATGGTACAACTCATCTTGATTGGGAGGTGCGTGCTAATATTGCTCTAGGGACAGCGCGAGGAATCCTGTATTTGCATGATGAGTGTAGATCCCAGATACTCCATTGTGATATAAAGCCTCAAAATATCCTGCTAGATGAAAGTTATAATGCTAAGCTATCTGACTTTGGCATAGCCAAATTGGTTGGAACAGAACAGACGTGGACATTCACAGCAGCCCGTGGAACTATTGGGTATATGGCGCCTGAGTGGCAGAGGGGCATGGCTGTTACTGTTAAAGTAGATGTGTATAGTTTTGGGGTCATGTTATTGGAAATCATTTGTTGCAGGAAAATGGCCAAGGTGGACGTTCCAGAAAATGAGAAAGTCTTGTCTGACTGGGCGTACCATTGCTTGAAAGATGGAAGACTTGTAAAGTTAGTGGAGCAGCAGGACACAAGTGGTATAAATCCAATACAGTTGGAAAGAATGGTGTTTGTGGGTCTGTGGTGCGTTCAAGATGATCCATCTCTGAGGCCATTCATGAAAAGAGTTGTTCAGATGTTGGAAGGAACCGTTGAGATTCCTGTACCACCACGTCCAGGGTTTTCTTCATAG